A stretch of the Desulforegula conservatrix Mb1Pa genome encodes the following:
- a CDS encoding efflux RND transporter periplasmic adaptor subunit translates to MPICKKNRNILILSIFLMLSLGFVQGCKKGSDSAGGKDGAGKKGAAPVVVAEALTKDVPVQITAVGNIQALSTVSIKSQVEGEIASVYFKEGQEVKAGDPLFGIDARMYEAQLRQAEASLAKNKAQLVNTKKQLERYASVLRKGITEEQYDNLSANAASLEASIKSDESMIDAAKLRVSYCSIKAPVPGVTGSLKVSKGNIVKANDNDRPLVTINQIKPIYAVFSVPEKNLTEIRKLMAEKKLEVTAQLSDQMSGRVSSKDIKPVKGSLAFIENSVDVATGTIQMKASFPNEDAGLWPGQFVNITLGLGIKSGAVTVPSQAILSGQKGEYVLVVKEDETVDFRIVKPGSTINGETVINEGVTAGEKVVTDGQMKIAPGAKVKIADAKEASDKKDDGKKKPEADKPK, encoded by the coding sequence ATGCCCATCTGCAAAAAGAATCGTAACATATTGATCCTGTCCATTTTTCTTATGCTTTCCCTTGGGTTTGTCCAAGGCTGCAAAAAAGGATCTGATTCGGCGGGTGGAAAAGACGGCGCCGGGAAAAAGGGTGCGGCTCCTGTTGTTGTTGCTGAAGCTTTGACAAAAGATGTGCCTGTTCAGATAACTGCTGTCGGGAATATTCAGGCTTTATCGACTGTAAGCATCAAATCCCAGGTTGAGGGAGAAATAGCGTCTGTTTATTTTAAGGAGGGCCAGGAAGTAAAGGCCGGAGATCCTCTTTTTGGCATTGACGCGAGGATGTACGAGGCTCAGCTCAGGCAGGCCGAGGCAAGTCTTGCCAAGAACAAGGCCCAGCTTGTTAATACAAAAAAACAGCTTGAGCGTTATGCTTCTGTTTTGAGAAAAGGTATTACCGAGGAACAATATGATAATCTTTCAGCAAATGCTGCCTCCCTTGAAGCCAGTATAAAATCAGACGAATCCATGATCGACGCGGCAAAGCTCAGGGTTTCATATTGCTCCATAAAGGCTCCGGTTCCTGGAGTTACAGGCAGTCTCAAGGTCAGCAAGGGCAATATAGTCAAGGCAAATGATAATGACAGGCCGCTTGTGACCATTAACCAGATCAAACCTATTTATGCTGTTTTTTCAGTGCCTGAAAAGAATCTAACAGAAATCAGAAAGCTGATGGCCGAGAAAAAACTTGAGGTGACAGCCCAATTGTCTGATCAGATGTCTGGTCGGGTGTCTTCAAAAGATATTAAACCGGTAAAGGGCAGCCTCGCTTTTATTGAAAACTCTGTGGATGTTGCAACTGGCACAATTCAGATGAAGGCCTCTTTCCCGAATGAAGACGCAGGGCTTTGGCCTGGCCAGTTCGTAAATATCACACTTGGACTTGGAATAAAAAGCGGTGCTGTTACAGTCCCTTCCCAGGCGATTCTTTCAGGCCAGAAAGGCGAATATGTTCTTGTGGTCAAAGAGGATGAAACCGTTGATTTCAGAATTGTAAAACCAGGCTCGACTATAAATGGCGAGACTGTCATCAATGAAGGAGTGACAGCCGGTGAAAAGGTTGTGACAGATGGACAGATGAAAATTGCTCCGGGCGCCAAGGTAAAGATTGCGGACGCTAAAGAAGCATCTGACAAGAAAGACGACGGAAAGAAAAAGCCTGAGGCTGATAAACCCAAATGA
- a CDS encoding acyl-[acyl-carrier-protein] thioesterase → MSEFFEQKYRVRYSDAGVSGFLRPWMFFNLFQDAASVHAFNEGVSALHMAEKGLTWVVRAYSLEIKSLPVWNEELRIRTWRFPFKNLYELRSYEVTGSSGQVYAFAKSAWILVKIDSGQPVRLGKNLPPELPSGPPIDFEIPELPAPEFEPESGNGSGVINKTRFEVHAWDLDYNRHANNAVFIKWLIESLPSDITETWIKNIDAVFMKSAYMGNSLDCSMKRRNNGQDESFICGIFSPDTAQDILKAEIRCSLTSKPVGAFDRSINQSINEAIDRASL, encoded by the coding sequence ATGTCGGAATTTTTTGAACAGAAATACAGGGTCAGGTATTCCGACGCTGGTGTGTCAGGTTTTCTGCGGCCCTGGATGTTTTTCAATCTGTTTCAGGATGCGGCCAGTGTCCATGCTTTTAATGAAGGTGTATCTGCCCTGCACATGGCTGAAAAGGGCCTGACCTGGGTTGTCAGAGCATATAGTCTTGAAATTAAAAGCTTGCCTGTGTGGAATGAGGAACTTAGGATAAGAACATGGAGATTCCCTTTTAAGAATCTTTACGAGCTTAGATCCTATGAGGTTACAGGAAGCTCAGGTCAGGTTTATGCCTTTGCAAAGAGTGCCTGGATACTTGTGAAAATTGACTCTGGGCAGCCAGTTCGGCTTGGAAAGAATCTTCCTCCTGAACTTCCTTCCGGGCCTCCAATAGACTTCGAGATTCCTGAATTGCCAGCACCAGAATTCGAACCTGAATCAGGAAATGGTTCAGGAGTCATTAATAAAACGAGATTTGAAGTCCATGCATGGGATCTTGATTATAACAGGCATGCCAATAATGCCGTTTTTATCAAGTGGCTCATTGAATCCCTGCCTTCTGATATTACTGAAACTTGGATTAAAAATATTGATGCTGTTTTTATGAAGTCTGCGTATATGGGTAACAGCCTTGATTGCAGCATGAAAAGAAGGAATAATGGACAGGACGAGAGTTTTATCTGCGGAATTTTTTCTCCTGATACGGCCCAGGATATTTTGAAAGCCGAGATCAGATGCTCGCTTACTTCAAAGCCTGTCGGAGCATTTGACCGGAGCATTAACCAGAGCATTAACGAGGCTATCGATCGGGCATCACTCTAA
- a CDS encoding efflux RND transporter permease subunit, with translation MNIPELFIKRPVMTTLVMMAILIFGIMAYRLLPVSELPNVDFPTIQVSANLPGSSPETMASSVATPLEREFTTISGLDSMSSSSALGITQITLQFSLERDLDSAAQDVQTAISKTLRLLPAEMPTPPSFRKVNPADQPIIYLALSSTVLPLSEVNEFADTMLAQRISMINGVAQVQIYGSQKRAVRVQVDPDKLNAAGIALEDVSKAVSDNNVNLPTGTFSGKSRALTIKASGQLLKADDYKSVIVSYKNGSPVYLKQVASIIESVENDKVASWMDGDRAIVLAVQRQPGTNTVAVADAIKKLIPSFKAQIPGNVDLKVLYDRSESIKDSIEDVNFTLYLSMVLVILVIFVFLRNVSATLVPALALPLSIVGTFAVMQLMGYSMDNLSMMALTLSVGFVVDDAIVMLENIVRHMEMGKGRLRASLEGSKEIGFTIISMTISLAAVFIPLLFMGGLIGRLLKEFAVTISVAILVSGFVSLSLSPMLSSRFVKHHKSHHEGEEKHGRMFRLFERGFDIMLGAYESSLKLVIRHKFSTLIMSIALIFITVWLFRITPKDFIPSQDVGQLYGFTEAIEGASFESMKEHQKKIAEIIQKDPGVEHVMSNVGPSGSRMTSNSGMVLLKLKPRSERKDSADEILQRLRPKLAAVPGIKVFLQNPPAIRIGGRSSKGLYQYTLQDSDMNELFAWAPKIEKAMRDLPSLQDVSTDLQITSPQILVDIDRKKAGSLGISARQIENTLYSAFGSRQISTIYSPSNQYQVIMEFNPEYQADPASISKLYVRSSTGSLVPLETVASIKQQVGPLTVNHSGQLPSVTIAFNLKPGSGLGQAVKEIEGAVDELKVPEGISTAFQGTAQQFQESMKGMFMLLFMAIFVIYIVLGILYESFIHPITILSGLPSAGVGALLTLLVFKVDLSIYAFVGIIMLVGIVKKNAIMMIDFAISAQRNEGKNAEDSIFEGCIMRFRPIMMTTMAALMGTLPIALGIGAGAEARRPLGLAVVGGLVVSQFLTLYITPVIYIYLEKVQEKVKAMYMKKR, from the coding sequence ATGAACATTCCTGAACTTTTTATAAAAAGGCCTGTCATGACTACGCTGGTCATGATGGCGATACTCATCTTCGGGATAATGGCCTACAGGCTGCTCCCAGTTAGCGAACTTCCCAATGTTGACTTTCCGACCATCCAAGTTTCCGCAAATCTTCCAGGTTCAAGCCCTGAGACAATGGCGTCATCTGTCGCGACTCCGCTTGAAAGGGAATTTACAACCATATCAGGTTTGGATTCCATGTCATCCAGCAGCGCTCTTGGGATTACCCAGATTACGCTTCAGTTTTCTCTGGAAAGGGATCTTGATTCAGCGGCCCAGGACGTTCAGACAGCAATCTCAAAGACTCTCAGACTTCTTCCTGCTGAAATGCCGACGCCTCCTTCTTTCAGAAAAGTAAATCCTGCTGATCAGCCGATAATATATCTTGCCTTAAGTTCCACTGTGCTTCCTCTTTCTGAGGTCAATGAATTTGCTGATACCATGCTTGCCCAGCGCATTTCCATGATAAACGGGGTTGCCCAGGTTCAGATTTACGGTTCCCAGAAGAGGGCTGTCAGGGTTCAGGTCGATCCTGACAAGCTGAACGCGGCAGGGATAGCTCTTGAGGATGTCAGCAAGGCTGTATCTGATAATAACGTGAATCTGCCCACCGGAACTTTTTCCGGGAAAAGCAGGGCGCTTACCATAAAAGCTTCTGGTCAGTTATTAAAGGCAGATGACTACAAATCCGTGATTGTGAGTTATAAAAACGGCTCACCAGTATATTTGAAACAGGTCGCCAGCATCATAGAAAGTGTTGAAAACGACAAGGTCGCAAGCTGGATGGACGGTGACAGGGCGATAGTTCTTGCGGTCCAGAGGCAGCCGGGTACAAATACGGTTGCTGTCGCAGATGCCATTAAAAAACTTATTCCTTCCTTCAAGGCCCAGATTCCGGGAAACGTTGACCTAAAGGTTCTTTACGACCGTTCTGAATCCATCAAGGATTCCATAGAAGATGTAAATTTTACCCTATATCTAAGCATGGTTCTCGTTATTCTGGTAATATTCGTTTTTTTGAGAAACGTATCTGCCACACTTGTTCCAGCCCTTGCGCTTCCGCTTTCAATTGTAGGAACATTTGCCGTCATGCAGCTCATGGGTTACAGTATGGACAACCTTTCAATGATGGCCCTCACTCTTTCCGTGGGATTTGTCGTGGACGACGCCATTGTTATGCTTGAAAACATAGTCAGGCATATGGAAATGGGAAAGGGACGATTAAGGGCCTCACTTGAAGGATCAAAGGAAATCGGGTTCACCATCATTTCCATGACAATATCCCTTGCCGCCGTGTTCATCCCCCTTCTTTTCATGGGCGGGTTGATTGGCCGCCTGTTAAAAGAATTTGCCGTAACAATAAGTGTTGCCATACTTGTTTCAGGATTTGTATCCCTTTCGCTTTCCCCAATGCTTTCAAGCAGGTTTGTCAAACATCACAAGAGTCATCATGAAGGAGAAGAAAAACATGGCCGCATGTTCAGGCTTTTTGAACGCGGATTCGATATTATGCTCGGAGCCTATGAATCGAGCCTGAAATTGGTTATACGCCACAAATTCAGCACGCTTATCATGTCCATAGCCCTCATTTTCATCACAGTCTGGCTTTTCAGAATAACTCCCAAGGACTTTATTCCTAGTCAGGACGTAGGCCAGCTTTATGGTTTTACTGAAGCGATCGAAGGCGCTTCATTTGAATCCATGAAGGAGCATCAGAAAAAGATAGCCGAAATTATACAGAAAGATCCTGGAGTCGAGCACGTCATGTCCAATGTCGGGCCAAGCGGATCAAGAATGACCTCAAATTCAGGCATGGTTCTGCTAAAATTAAAGCCAAGGTCCGAGAGGAAAGACAGCGCGGATGAAATTCTCCAGAGACTAAGACCAAAGCTGGCTGCCGTGCCAGGCATCAAGGTCTTTCTCCAGAATCCGCCTGCAATACGCATTGGAGGCCGTTCAAGCAAAGGGCTTTATCAATATACTCTCCAGGATTCGGACATGAACGAGCTTTTTGCCTGGGCTCCGAAAATAGAGAAAGCAATGCGTGATCTTCCTTCGCTTCAGGATGTGAGCACAGATCTCCAGATAACGAGTCCTCAGATATTGGTGGATATAGACCGTAAAAAAGCCGGATCATTGGGGATTTCAGCAAGACAGATTGAAAACACCCTGTACAGCGCGTTTGGATCGAGGCAGATTTCGACGATTTATTCGCCGTCCAACCAGTATCAGGTAATAATGGAGTTCAACCCTGAATATCAGGCTGATCCTGCTTCCATATCAAAACTCTATGTACGATCCTCAACAGGAAGCCTTGTCCCTCTTGAGACAGTGGCCTCGATAAAGCAGCAGGTTGGGCCTCTTACCGTAAACCACAGCGGACAGCTCCCTTCTGTTACAATCGCTTTCAACCTAAAGCCTGGAAGTGGTCTTGGCCAGGCAGTGAAAGAGATTGAAGGCGCGGTTGATGAACTGAAGGTGCCTGAAGGCATAAGCACGGCGTTCCAGGGTACGGCCCAGCAATTCCAGGAGTCCATGAAAGGAATGTTTATGCTTCTTTTCATGGCCATATTCGTTATTTATATAGTTCTCGGAATTCTTTACGAGAGCTTTATTCACCCCATTACAATTCTTTCCGGCCTTCCATCGGCTGGTGTCGGCGCTCTTCTTACCCTGCTTGTTTTCAAGGTCGATCTGAGCATCTATGCCTTTGTGGGAATAATAATGCTTGTGGGCATAGTAAAGAAAAACGCCATCATGATGATAGACTTTGCGATCTCGGCCCAGAGAAACGAAGGCAAGAATGCCGAAGATTCCATATTTGAAGGCTGCATCATGAGATTCAGACCTATAATGATGACGACCATGGCTGCTCTCATGGGAACGCTTCCTATAGCTCTTGGAATCGGAGCGGGAGCTGAAGCAAGACGTCCGCTTGGACTCGCTGTTGTAGGAGGACTGGTCGTTTCGCAGTTTCTGACCCTTTATATTACGCCTGTCATTTACATTTATCTTGAAAAGGTTCAGGAAAAGGTAAAGGCAATGTATATGAAAAAAAGATGA
- a CDS encoding YqaA family protein, which yields MLLEYFSLFLLSFGAATVIPIGSEPLFTYMLASGGDASSLVATATIGNWFGGLTTFALGYFGKWERASKILRIDPVKAEKWRKKVVDKGTWFAIWCWTPFVGDIIAFALGLARANPMTVSVFMLTGKFLRYLFIALTLEGFSRL from the coding sequence ATGCTTCTGGAATATTTCAGTCTGTTTTTACTCAGTTTTGGCGCAGCCACAGTAATTCCCATCGGGAGTGAACCCCTTTTTACATATATGCTTGCATCCGGCGGTGATGCTTCTTCCCTTGTTGCTACTGCTACAATCGGCAACTGGTTCGGCGGACTTACAACCTTTGCCCTCGGATATTTCGGCAAATGGGAAAGAGCCTCAAAAATCCTCAGAATTGATCCTGTGAAGGCAGAAAAATGGAGAAAAAAGGTCGTTGATAAAGGAACCTGGTTTGCGATCTGGTGCTGGACTCCTTTTGTCGGGGATATAATTGCCTTTGCCCTAGGACTTGCAAGGGCTAATCCAATGACCGTATCTGTTTTCATGCTTACAGGTAAATTTCTTCGCTATTTATTCATAGCTCTTACACTTGAAGGTTTCAGCAGGCTTTGA